The following are encoded together in the Flavobacterium haoranii genome:
- a CDS encoding 3-deoxy-D-manno-octulosonic acid transferase: MLFFYNILIHIASLILKLLAPFSPKLKLFVNGRKDVFSTLKSKINSGDKVIWVHAASLGEYEQGIPVMEALKKEFPNHKLAVTFFSPSGYEIRKNNTLADVTVYLPLDTKSNAKEFIKTLHPELVLFIKYEFWPNYLNELKRMNIPTYLVSGIFREKQAFFKWYGGFYRKALKTFNHFFVQNDSSKKLIQSIGFENVTISGDTRFDRVVDILNRDNSLDFIDNFRFLNSARTDKSTLIVIGSSWPKDEELLVNYINQSSESVKFIIAPHNIKQEQILNLKSVINKKSILFSEYQNEISRFTRNDNEELKKTQVFIINTIGILTKIYSYADIAYVGGGFGSPGIHNILEPATFGIPIIIGPNYAHFAEATALVHQEGCISIQNENELKLAFDSLLYNSDERLEKGHICKTFVQMNKGATSKIINHILNKNLNN; encoded by the coding sequence ATGCTATTTTTCTATAACATTTTAATACACATTGCTAGTTTAATATTAAAGCTATTAGCCCCTTTTAGCCCGAAACTAAAACTTTTTGTTAATGGTCGAAAAGATGTTTTTTCAACTTTAAAAAGTAAAATTAACTCTGGTGATAAAGTAATTTGGGTTCATGCCGCTTCTTTAGGTGAGTATGAGCAAGGCATTCCGGTTATGGAAGCTTTAAAAAAGGAATTCCCTAATCATAAATTAGCTGTAACATTCTTTTCACCTTCAGGCTATGAAATTAGAAAAAACAACACGTTAGCCGATGTAACTGTTTATTTACCACTTGACACTAAATCAAATGCAAAAGAGTTCATAAAAACTCTTCATCCTGAATTAGTGCTGTTTATTAAATATGAATTTTGGCCAAATTACCTTAACGAGTTGAAGCGTATGAATATTCCAACTTATTTAGTTTCAGGAATTTTTAGAGAAAAACAAGCGTTCTTTAAATGGTATGGCGGATTTTATAGAAAAGCGTTAAAAACTTTCAATCACTTTTTTGTTCAGAATGATTCCTCAAAAAAATTGATTCAATCTATTGGTTTTGAAAATGTTACTATTTCTGGTGACACACGTTTTGATAGAGTAGTTGATATTTTAAATAGAGATAATTCGCTAGATTTTATTGATAATTTTAGATTTCTAAACTCCGCTCGAACTGACAAGTCAACTCTAATAGTTATTGGAAGTTCATGGCCAAAAGATGAAGAATTGTTAGTTAATTATATCAATCAGAGTTCAGAAAGTGTAAAGTTTATTATTGCACCTCATAACATTAAACAAGAACAGATTTTAAATCTGAAATCAGTGATAAATAAAAAATCGATTCTTTTTAGTGAATATCAAAATGAGATTTCTCGTTTCACTCGAAATGACAATGAGGAATTGAAAAAAACACAAGTTTTCATAATCAATACCATTGGTATTTTAACCAAAATTTACAGCTATGCGGATATTGCTTATGTAGGTGGTGGCTTCGGAAGCCCAGGTATTCACAACATATTGGAACCAGCCACTTTTGGTATTCCAATTATAATTGGTCCAAATTATGCTCACTTTGCGGAAGCAACGGCTCTAGTTCATCAAGAAGGTTGTATTTCAATTCAAAATGAAAATGAACTAAAATTGGCTTTCGATTCGCTTTTATACAATTCAGACGAACGATTAGAGAAAGGTCATATTTGCAAAACTTTTGTTCAAATGAATAAAGGAGCAACTTCAAAAATAATCAATCACATTCTTAACAAAAACCTAAATAATTAA
- a CDS encoding S46 family peptidase, protein MRILKLLIVLLSFPIFAQQGGMWIPSMLKGMNESEMQRLGMKISAEDIYDANNSSIKDAIIHFDGGCTSEIISPKGLLLTNHHCGYGEIQSHSTVEHDYLQDGFWAMSMDKELPNPGMVATLIVSIHDVTNTVLEGVAQLSSETDKQKKIQENISRVQTSFPKEAWQENKIKTFYEGNQYILFVTETFKDIRLVGAPPSSIGKFGSDTDNWVWPRHTGDFSIFRIYANKDNKPAEYSKDNVPYTPKHFLPVSIDGISEGDFTMVFGFPGRTQEYLPSFAVEQIVNTLNPAKIEVRDAALKVQDGFMRKDQAIKIQYASKYASVANYWKKWIGESQGLKKSNAIQLKKEYETEFLKQVTKNGKQGEYGNLLSSFEKNYSAINDYALARDYFIEVALRNTELLSAGFKLYQLEQVYKAKGEQAFNDRKDNTVKGFESFYKDFNAQVDEKVAEKLIALYLEKSPLLSSDLKALDKNKIVNEVYSKSKLTSYNGLKSLMEGDAKKVFKNLNKDKGYLLVKKLADNYYANIAPKYDALNLEIGALQREYMKAQLEMFPNGRFFPDANSTLRITYGQVKGYNPSDAVYYEPVTHLEGVMEKYVPGDYEFDVPAKLLDLIKNKDYGQYAENGKMPVCFIATNHTTGGNSGSPALDANGNLIGLNFDRVWEGTMSDIHYDPEICRNIMVDIRYVLFIIDKYAGAKHLIDEMNLVHPKKGSN, encoded by the coding sequence ATGAGAATTTTAAAATTACTTATCGTTTTACTTTCATTCCCAATTTTTGCACAACAAGGTGGAATGTGGATTCCAAGTATGTTAAAAGGAATGAACGAAAGCGAAATGCAACGCTTAGGCATGAAAATTTCTGCCGAAGATATTTACGACGCCAACAATTCTAGTATTAAAGATGCTATTATTCACTTTGATGGCGGTTGTACTTCTGAAATTATTTCGCCAAAAGGATTATTACTTACAAATCACCATTGTGGTTATGGTGAAATTCAAAGTCATTCTACTGTGGAACACGATTACTTACAAGACGGTTTCTGGGCGATGTCTATGGATAAAGAATTACCTAATCCTGGAATGGTTGCTACTCTAATAGTAAGCATTCACGATGTTACCAACACGGTTTTAGAAGGCGTTGCACAACTTTCTTCAGAAACAGATAAACAAAAGAAAATTCAAGAAAATATTTCAAGAGTTCAAACTTCATTTCCAAAAGAAGCTTGGCAAGAGAATAAAATCAAGACTTTCTATGAAGGAAATCAATACATTTTATTTGTAACTGAAACTTTCAAAGACATTCGTTTAGTGGGCGCACCACCAAGTTCAATTGGTAAGTTTGGTTCTGATACTGATAACTGGGTTTGGCCTCGTCATACTGGAGATTTCTCTATTTTCAGAATTTATGCCAATAAAGACAATAAACCTGCAGAATATTCAAAGGATAACGTTCCTTATACACCAAAACACTTTTTACCTGTTTCAATCGACGGAATTTCTGAAGGTGACTTCACAATGGTTTTTGGTTTCCCTGGAAGAACACAAGAATATTTACCTTCATTTGCTGTAGAGCAAATTGTTAACACTTTAAATCCTGCTAAAATTGAAGTTCGCGATGCGGCTTTAAAAGTTCAAGACGGATTTATGCGTAAAGATCAAGCGATTAAAATTCAATATGCTTCAAAATACGCAAGTGTAGCTAATTATTGGAAAAAATGGATTGGAGAAAGTCAAGGTTTAAAAAAATCAAATGCTATTCAACTTAAAAAAGAATATGAAACCGAATTCTTAAAACAAGTTACTAAAAATGGTAAACAAGGCGAATATGGTAATTTACTTTCAAGTTTTGAAAAAAATTATTCTGCTATAAACGATTATGCTTTAGCAAGAGATTATTTTATTGAAGTTGCTTTAAGAAATACTGAATTGTTAAGTGCTGGTTTTAAATTATATCAATTAGAACAAGTTTACAAAGCTAAAGGTGAACAAGCATTTAATGATAGAAAAGATAATACCGTAAAAGGATTTGAAAGTTTCTACAAAGATTTTAATGCTCAAGTTGATGAAAAAGTTGCTGAAAAATTAATTGCACTTTATTTAGAAAAATCACCTTTACTTTCATCTGATTTAAAAGCATTAGATAAAAATAAAATTGTAAACGAAGTATATTCAAAATCAAAATTAACATCGTACAACGGATTAAAATCTTTAATGGAAGGTGATGCAAAAAAAGTATTCAAAAACTTAAATAAAGATAAAGGATATTTATTAGTTAAAAAATTAGCTGATAATTACTATGCTAATATTGCACCAAAATATGATGCATTAAATTTAGAAATTGGTGCATTACAACGCGAGTATATGAAAGCTCAATTAGAAATGTTCCCTAATGGAAGATTCTTTCCAGATGCTAATAGCACTTTAAGAATTACTTACGGACAAGTAAAAGGTTACAACCCAAGTGATGCTGTTTATTACGAACCAGTTACACATTTAGAAGGTGTCATGGAAAAATACGTTCCTGGTGACTACGAATTTGATGTTCCAGCTAAATTATTAGACCTGATTAAAAATAAAGATTACGGTCAATATGCAGAGAACGGAAAGATGCCTGTTTGTTTTATTGCTACAAATCACACAACAGGAGGAAACTCTGGAAGTCCAGCTTTAGACGCAAACGGAAACTTAATAGGTTTAAACTTTGACCGTGTTTGGGAAGGTACTATGAGCGACATTCATTACGATCCAGAAATATGCAGAAACATTATGGTTGACATTCGTTATGTATTATTTATTATCGATAAATATGCAGGTGCGAAGCATTTAATTGACGAAATGAATTTGGTTCATCCAAAAAAAGGTAGTAATTAA
- a CDS encoding YegP family protein produces the protein MATFVITKRLNGFYKYELLSRKAKPIFTGNDFELRFECEEEIEYLKRHVEDLVFLRFRSGNGKFFFRVILHEKEIAKSRKYTTQLLLQKGINEVQKYVSTAEVLDFSLNNDIFGETA, from the coding sequence ATGGCTACTTTTGTTATCACTAAACGACTTAATGGGTTTTATAAATATGAATTGCTTTCACGTAAAGCGAAACCTATTTTCACAGGTAATGATTTTGAGTTGCGTTTTGAATGTGAGGAAGAAATTGAATACTTAAAACGTCATGTTGAAGATTTAGTTTTTCTGCGATTTCGTTCTGGAAACGGAAAGTTTTTCTTTAGAGTAATTTTGCATGAAAAAGAAATTGCAAAAAGTAGAAAATATACCACTCAGTTGTTGTTGCAAAAAGGAATAAATGAGGTACAAAAATATGTTTCTACAGCTGAGGTTTTAGATTTTTCTTTAAATAACGATATATTTGGCGAAACGGCATAA
- the mutS gene encoding DNA mismatch repair protein MutS produces MQQYNSIKAKYPDACLLFRVGDFYETFGEDAVRAAGILGITLTKRGAGSDSETALAGFPHHSLNTYLPKLVKAGLRVAICDQLEDPKMTKTIVKRGVTELVTPGVAMNDEVLQAKSNNFLAAVSFGKKYLGVSFLDVSTGEFLTAQGNEEYVDKLLQNFGPSEILVPKQFKTKFREVFGEDYHTFYLEDWIFKEDYAVESLTKHFQTNSLKGFGIEELQEGVIASGAVLYYLSETQHNKIQHITNIQRIAEDAYVWMDRFTIRNLELYHSTNVNAVTLLDVIDKTLSPMGARLQKRWLALPLKDASRIESRHEVVSYLKENSETLQSIQYQIKQISDLERLISKVAAGKVSPREVVYLKESLDAIVPIKELALKSSNEALKTIGDSLHACELLREKIGNTLNQDAPVNINKGNAIATGISEELDQLRNISQNGKAYLEDLEQRESETTGIPSLKVAFNNVFGYYIEVRNTHKDKVPSEWIRKQTLVSAERYITEELKEYEAKILGAEEKIQLLENQIFEQLINWMATYIKPVQHNANLVAQLDCLQSFTQLAIENNYARPILDDSFDLEIKEGRHPVIEKQLPVGVPYISNDVYLDRESQQIIMITGPNMSGKSAILRQTALIVLLAQMGSFVPAESVRMGIVDKIFTRVGASDNISMGESTFMVEMNETASILNNISDRSLVLLDEIGRGTSTYDGISIAWAISEYLHEHPHKPKTLFATHYHELNEMEAIFERIQNFNVSVKELKDTVLFIRKLVKGGSAHSFGIHVAKMAGMPQTVIQKAQKMLKKLEKDHSAEELSGLKSTDDELQLSFFNLDDPLLEEIKEEIVNLDINTLTPVEALMKLNEIKRMLGKK; encoded by the coding sequence ATGCAGCAATACAATAGTATCAAGGCAAAATATCCTGATGCTTGTTTGTTGTTTCGTGTGGGCGATTTTTATGAAACCTTTGGTGAAGATGCTGTAAGAGCCGCTGGAATTTTAGGAATTACTCTAACTAAAAGAGGTGCTGGTTCTGATAGTGAAACAGCTTTAGCGGGTTTTCCACATCATTCTTTAAATACCTATTTGCCTAAATTAGTAAAAGCTGGACTTCGAGTAGCTATTTGTGATCAATTAGAAGATCCAAAAATGACTAAAACTATTGTAAAACGTGGAGTTACAGAACTGGTAACACCTGGTGTTGCAATGAATGATGAGGTTTTACAAGCTAAATCAAATAATTTCCTAGCTGCCGTTAGTTTTGGTAAGAAATATTTAGGAGTTTCATTTTTAGATGTTTCTACAGGTGAGTTTTTAACGGCTCAAGGAAACGAAGAATATGTCGATAAGTTATTGCAAAATTTTGGTCCAAGTGAAATTTTAGTTCCAAAGCAATTCAAAACGAAATTTAGAGAAGTTTTTGGCGAAGATTATCATACTTTTTATTTAGAAGATTGGATTTTTAAAGAAGATTATGCCGTTGAAAGTTTAACCAAGCATTTTCAAACCAATTCACTAAAAGGTTTTGGAATTGAAGAATTACAAGAAGGCGTTATTGCTTCTGGTGCGGTTTTGTATTATTTATCGGAAACCCAACATAATAAAATTCAACACATCACCAATATTCAGCGTATTGCGGAAGATGCTTACGTTTGGATGGATCGTTTTACGATTCGAAATTTAGAGTTGTATCATTCTACGAATGTAAATGCGGTAACGCTTTTAGATGTCATTGATAAAACCTTGTCGCCCATGGGCGCGCGTTTGCAAAAACGTTGGTTGGCTTTGCCATTAAAAGATGCAAGTCGAATCGAAAGTCGTCATGAAGTCGTTTCGTATTTGAAAGAGAATAGTGAAACATTACAATCGATTCAATATCAAATCAAACAAATTTCCGATTTAGAGCGTTTGATTTCTAAAGTGGCTGCTGGAAAAGTTTCACCAAGAGAAGTCGTTTATTTAAAAGAATCTTTAGACGCTATTGTTCCCATTAAAGAATTAGCATTAAAAAGTTCGAATGAAGCTTTGAAAACTATTGGTGATAGTTTACATGCTTGCGAATTACTTCGTGAGAAAATTGGAAATACTTTAAATCAAGATGCACCTGTAAACATTAATAAAGGAAATGCAATTGCAACTGGAATTAGTGAAGAGTTAGACCAACTACGAAATATTTCTCAAAACGGAAAAGCGTATTTAGAAGATCTAGAGCAGCGCGAAAGTGAAACCACTGGAATTCCTTCTTTAAAAGTTGCTTTCAATAATGTTTTTGGCTATTATATCGAAGTTCGAAATACTCATAAAGATAAAGTTCCTTCAGAATGGATTCGTAAGCAAACTTTAGTAAGTGCAGAGCGATATATTACCGAAGAATTAAAAGAATACGAAGCCAAAATTTTAGGAGCCGAAGAAAAGATTCAATTGTTAGAAAATCAAATTTTTGAACAGTTGATTAACTGGATGGCAACGTATATAAAACCCGTGCAACATAATGCGAATTTAGTAGCGCAATTAGATTGTTTACAATCGTTCACGCAATTAGCAATTGAAAATAATTATGCCCGACCAATTCTTGACGATTCTTTCGATTTAGAAATTAAAGAAGGTCGTCATCCAGTAATTGAAAAACAATTGCCTGTTGGTGTTCCCTATATTTCAAATGATGTGTATTTGGATAGAGAAAGTCAGCAAATCATTATGATTACCGGACCGAATATGTCGGGTAAATCGGCAATTTTGCGCCAAACAGCTTTAATTGTATTGTTGGCTCAAATGGGTAGCTTTGTTCCTGCCGAAAGTGTTCGAATGGGAATTGTAGACAAGATTTTTACGAGAGTAGGAGCAAGCGATAACATCTCAATGGGCGAATCGACTTTCATGGTTGAAATGAATGAAACTGCTTCCATTTTGAATAATATTTCCGATAGAAGTTTAGTGCTGTTAGATGAAATTGGTCGCGGAACTTCTACGTATGACGGAATTTCAATTGCATGGGCTATTTCCGAATATTTACACGAACATCCGCATAAACCAAAAACGCTTTTTGCTACGCATTATCACGAGTTAAATGAAATGGAGGCAATTTTTGAGCGTATTCAAAACTTTAATGTTTCGGTTAAGGAATTAAAAGATACGGTTTTATTTATTCGTAAATTAGTCAAAGGTGGCAGTGCACATAGTTTTGGTATTCATGTTGCTAAAATGGCTGGAATGCCACAAACGGTGATTCAAAAAGCACAGAAAATGTTGAAGAAATTAGAGAAAGATCATTCTGCTGAAGAACTAAGTGGATTAAAATCAACAGATGATGAACTACAATTAAGTTTTTTTAATTTAGATGATCCACTTTTAGAGGAAATTAAAGAAGAAATTGTGAATTTAGATATCAATACATTAACACCTGTGGAGGCTTTAATGAAGCTAAACGAAATAAAACGAATGTTAGGTAAAAAATAA
- a CDS encoding RNA methyltransferase, with protein MRKLANEELNRISKDEFKESEKTPIIVILNDIRSLHNIGSVFRTSDAFLLEKIYLCGITATPPNKEIHKTALGATDTVAWEYAKDVLEVIQKLKAEKLKIYSVEQTENSIMLNDFQVETNERYALIFGNEVKGVSQEAINLSEGVIEIPQLGSKHSLNISVSAGIVIWDLFQKIFEKKE; from the coding sequence ATGAGAAAATTAGCCAACGAAGAATTAAATCGCATTAGTAAAGACGAATTCAAAGAATCTGAAAAAACACCAATTATTGTAATTCTAAACGACATTAGAAGTTTACACAATATTGGCTCTGTTTTTAGAACGAGTGATGCGTTCTTGTTGGAAAAAATTTACTTGTGTGGTATTACAGCTACGCCACCAAATAAAGAAATTCATAAAACTGCTCTTGGCGCAACAGATACTGTTGCTTGGGAATATGCAAAAGATGTTTTAGAAGTTATTCAAAAACTAAAAGCGGAAAAGCTAAAAATTTATTCTGTAGAACAAACGGAAAATTCAATCATGTTAAATGATTTTCAAGTGGAAACAAACGAACGTTATGCTTTAATTTTTGGTAACGAAGTTAAAGGTGTTTCGCAAGAAGCAATTAATTTAAGTGAAGGTGTTATTGAGATTCCACAATTAGGAAGCAAACATTCGCTAAATATTTCGGTTAGTGCTGGAATTGTAATTTGGGATTTGTTTCAGAAGATATTTGAGAAAAAAGAGTAA
- the folK gene encoding 2-amino-4-hydroxy-6-hydroxymethyldihydropteridine diphosphokinase, whose translation MNQNQIVIALGSNQGNRLDFLEQAIAAIHHNIATVVQTSRVYETPALGFEGDAFLNAVVLVHTSKSASKVLKQLLKLEKDLGRIRSNEKGYTSRKIDLDVIACNEEITEANELQVPHPRMQDRKFVLLPFSDLNFQWKHPVFKKSIQELLEITQDNSDCTVFGKLKSPLQDLQFDNYNYIAIEGNIGAGKTTLSSKISEDLNAKLVLERFADNPFLPKFYKDQNRYAFPLEMSFLADRYQQLTDDLSQFDLFKDFIVSDYHIVKSLIFAKVTLQEDEFRLYKTMFDIIHKEMPKPDLYVYLYQNTERLLANIKKRGRNYEQEIPAEYLEKINRGYLDYIKTQTDLNVLIIDVSDFDFVKNQEDYVKILSEIKEKIDNRI comes from the coding sequence ATGAATCAAAATCAAATTGTAATAGCATTAGGAAGCAATCAAGGAAATCGTCTCGATTTTTTAGAACAAGCTATAGCCGCAATTCATCATAACATTGCTACAGTTGTTCAAACTTCAAGAGTTTACGAAACACCAGCTTTAGGTTTTGAAGGCGACGCTTTTTTAAATGCTGTTGTTTTGGTTCATACTTCTAAGTCTGCTTCAAAGGTTTTAAAACAATTATTAAAATTAGAAAAAGATTTAGGTCGCATTCGTTCTAATGAAAAAGGATATACATCACGAAAAATTGATTTAGATGTGATTGCTTGTAATGAAGAAATTACAGAAGCAAACGAATTGCAAGTGCCACATCCAAGAATGCAAGATAGAAAATTTGTCTTGTTACCGTTCTCCGATTTGAATTTTCAATGGAAGCATCCTGTTTTCAAAAAATCAATTCAAGAACTTTTAGAAATTACTCAAGACAATTCAGATTGTACGGTTTTTGGAAAATTAAAATCACCTTTACAAGATTTACAATTCGACAACTACAATTACATTGCAATTGAAGGAAATATAGGTGCGGGAAAAACCACACTTTCTTCTAAAATTTCTGAAGATTTAAATGCAAAATTGGTTTTAGAACGTTTTGCTGATAATCCTTTTCTGCCAAAATTTTATAAAGACCAAAATCGCTATGCATTTCCGTTAGAAATGTCTTTTTTAGCCGATCGTTACCAACAATTAACCGACGATTTATCGCAGTTCGATTTGTTTAAAGATTTTATTGTTTCCGATTATCACATTGTAAAATCATTGATTTTCGCCAAAGTTACGTTACAAGAAGATGAATTTCGATTGTACAAAACCATGTTTGACATTATTCATAAAGAAATGCCAAAACCCGATTTGTATGTGTATTTGTATCAAAATACAGAACGATTATTGGCCAACATAAAAAAACGCGGTCGAAATTACGAACAAGAAATTCCAGCCGAGTATTTAGAAAAAATCAATCGTGGTTATTTAGATTACATCAAAACGCAAACCGATTTAAATGTCTTAATTATCGATGTCTCCGATTTTGATTTTGTAAAAAACCAAGAAGATTATGTGAAGATTTTAAGTGAGATTAAAGAGAAGATAGATAATAGAATATAG
- a CDS encoding queuosine precursor transporter — translation MNQKDKFLAQRIYFILSGLFICSLVVSNLIFQKFFYWYPFGKSEFLGAKFFEISVGVLPYPITFLITDLISEIYGKNKANQVVTSGIFASIFSLGIVYVANHVPAIEGSPVDDVLFTKVFGQTALAVLASMLAYLAAQYIDIQVYHFWKKVTSGKMLWVRNNFSTITSQAVDTFTVLLLLCFFEILPWNVFGKLFISGFAFKLFIALLDTPFLYLFVFIFRKRFNLKLNDEISID, via the coding sequence ATGAATCAAAAAGACAAGTTTTTAGCACAACGTATCTATTTTATTTTAAGCGGACTTTTTATTTGTTCTCTTGTTGTGTCCAATTTAATTTTTCAAAAGTTTTTTTACTGGTATCCATTTGGAAAATCAGAATTCTTGGGAGCTAAATTTTTTGAAATATCAGTTGGCGTACTTCCTTATCCTATTACATTCTTAATTACCGACTTAATCTCTGAAATTTATGGGAAAAACAAAGCTAATCAAGTAGTTACAAGTGGTATTTTTGCTTCAATATTTTCTTTAGGAATTGTATATGTTGCCAATCATGTTCCCGCAATAGAAGGTTCTCCTGTCGATGATGTTTTGTTTACAAAAGTATTTGGACAAACCGCTCTTGCTGTTTTAGCTTCTATGTTAGCTTATTTGGCAGCACAGTATATAGACATACAAGTTTATCATTTTTGGAAAAAAGTAACCAGTGGTAAAATGCTTTGGGTAAGAAACAATTTCTCAACCATAACTTCTCAAGCTGTAGACACATTTACAGTATTGCTTTTATTGTGCTTTTTTGAAATTTTACCTTGGAATGTTTTCGGGAAATTATTCATCAGCGGATTTGCTTTTAAATTATTCATTGCATTGTTAGACACTCCATTTTTATACCTTTTTGTATTTATTTTTAGAAAAAGGTTTAATTTAAAGTTGAACGACGAAATTTCAATCGATTAA
- a CDS encoding AsmA family protein, which yields MSIQNYEIENLKLTYLDEGSNMKLALNELNHKGKGNFAAQKLDLDTETTTRLSFEMDGAKYMNNVMLNLDAVLGIDLDKMKFEFKENKALINQLPLEFNGFLQMLEDGQLYNLTFKTPTSDFKNFLGLVPEAYAGNISQVKTTGEFKVSGKVDGKLTETTIPKFNIELASNNASFQYPDLPKSVKNIVIDTHIVNETGLMSDTYVNLDQLSFAIDQDVFNAKANVRNLDTNPLVNAELKGVVNLANVTKAYPVKLEKPLTGILKADVTTKFDMNSVEKSQYQNIQNSGIIQLSGFQYEGEEMAKPFKINNTEVVFNTSQIRLNAFDAKTGDSVLQVNGSLDNLYGFLFKNQVLKGNFNMNSRKLVVSDFMSPTTTTNEEGKKTTEAVKIPSFLDCSLTAKAGTVVYDNLNLKNVSGNLAIKDEAVTLSNLKMDIFGGNIGLTGTVSTKGDTPKFNMDLGLNAVNIAESFTQLDMLKSIAPIANTINGKLNSTIKLSGDLKQDMTPNLKTISGDLVGQLLSTSINESNSKLLSSLSSNVKFVDVSKLNLNDVKASLSFKDGKVALKPMNLKYQDINMTIGGTHGFDQSMNYDVKFDVPAKYLGTEVTSLISKLTPADQQKIESVPVTANLTGSFTSPAVKTDLKAATTNLVTQLVKMQKDKLINQGTGALSNLLGGNSSSTTSNATSTTDTTKTTTTTAPKEQIKDGVKNALNGLLGGKKKKE from the coding sequence TTGAGCATTCAAAACTACGAAATTGAGAATCTTAAACTAACTTATTTAGATGAAGGTTCTAACATGAAATTAGCCCTAAATGAATTAAATCATAAAGGAAAAGGAAACTTTGCAGCTCAAAAACTAGATTTAGATACTGAAACTACTACCCGTTTATCATTTGAAATGGATGGCGCTAAATACATGAATAATGTAATGTTGAATTTAGATGCTGTTTTAGGAATCGATTTAGATAAAATGAAATTCGAGTTTAAAGAAAATAAAGCTTTAATTAATCAGTTACCATTAGAGTTTAATGGTTTTCTTCAAATGTTAGAAGATGGTCAGTTATATAATTTAACATTTAAAACACCAACTTCAGATTTCAAAAACTTCTTAGGATTAGTTCCAGAAGCTTATGCAGGAAACATTAGTCAAGTTAAAACAACTGGTGAATTTAAAGTTTCTGGTAAAGTTGATGGAAAATTAACAGAAACTACGATTCCAAAATTTAATATTGAATTAGCTTCTAACAATGCTTCGTTCCAATATCCTGATTTACCAAAATCGGTTAAAAATATTGTTATTGATACTCACATTGTAAACGAAACAGGTTTAATGAGTGATACCTATGTGAATTTAGATCAATTATCTTTCGCCATAGATCAAGATGTTTTTAATGCTAAAGCAAATGTTAGAAATCTTGACACAAATCCATTAGTTAATGCTGAACTTAAAGGTGTAGTTAATTTAGCTAATGTTACAAAAGCATATCCTGTAAAATTAGAAAAACCTTTAACAGGTATTTTAAAAGCAGATGTTACTACAAAATTTGATATGAATTCTGTTGAGAAAAGTCAATATCAAAATATTCAAAACTCAGGAATTATTCAATTAAGTGGCTTCCAATATGAAGGCGAAGAAATGGCAAAACCATTCAAAATTAATAATACTGAAGTAGTATTTAATACAAGCCAAATTCGTTTAAATGCTTTCGATGCTAAAACAGGTGATAGTGTTTTACAAGTTAATGGTAGTTTAGATAACCTTTACGGATTCTTGTTTAAGAATCAAGTTTTAAAAGGAAACTTCAATATGAATTCTAGAAAACTTGTAGTTTCAGATTTTATGTCGCCAACTACTACAACTAACGAAGAAGGTAAAAAAACTACTGAAGCCGTAAAAATTCCTTCATTCTTAGATTGTTCTTTAACTGCAAAAGCTGGAACTGTTGTTTATGATAATTTAAACTTAAAAAATGTATCTGGGAACTTAGCTATTAAAGATGAAGCAGTAACGCTTTCAAATTTAAAAATGGATATTTTTGGTGGGAACATTGGTTTAACTGGTACCGTTTCTACAAAAGGTGATACACCAAAATTCAATATGGATTTAGGATTAAATGCGGTTAACATTGCCGAATCGTTTACGCAATTAGACATGTTAAAAAGTATTGCTCCTATTGCCAATACAATCAATGGAAAATTAAACTCAACAATTAAATTATCAGGAGACTTAAAGCAAGATATGACACCGAATCTAAAAACTATTTCTGGTGATTTAGTAGGGCAATTATTATCGACTTCAATTAACGAAAGTAATTCGAAACTATTAAGTTCATTAAGTTCAAATGTTAAGTTTGTAGATGTTAGCAAATTAAATTTAAACGATGTTAAAGCTTCACTTTCTTTTAAAGATGGAAAAGTAGCGTTAAAACCAATGAACTTAAAATACCAAGATATTAACATGACTATTGGTGGAACACACGGTTTTGACCAAAGCATGAATTATGATGTAAAATTTGATGTTCCTGCTAAATATTTAGGAACTGAAGTAACTTCATTAATTTCTAAATTAACTCCTGCAGATCAACAAAAAATAGAGAGTGTTCCAGTAACTGCAAACTTAACAGGTAGCTTTACAAGTCCGGCTGTTAAAACAGATTTAAAAGCTGCAACCACTAATTTAGTTACACAATTAGTTAAAATGCAAAAAGACAAATTAATTAATCAAGGAACTGGAGCGTTGAGTAATTTATTAGGAGGAAATAGTTCATCTACTACTTCAAATGCAACAAGTACAACTGATACTACAAAAACAACGACTACAACTGCACCAAAAGAGCAAATTAAAGACGGTGTTAAAAACGCTTTAAATGGTTTACTTGGCGGGAAAAAGAAAAAAGAATAA